A part of Paenibacillus sp. sptzw28 genomic DNA contains:
- a CDS encoding NAD(P)-dependent oxidoreductase gives MKIGIIGAGGKAGGRILKEALDRGHEVTAIVRDRTKVSDSRVSVIEKDLFDLNSSDINPFDIIVNAYGAPAGQEHLHVDAGNALIEALKGVPNTRLIVVGGAGSLYVDPDKTMRVVDTPNFPQEYYATAANQAKNLDILKQTDSIKWTFISPSALFALGKRTGSYQLGKDHLLVNSKGQSYVSYEDFAVAVIDEIENPQHVNERFTVASESE, from the coding sequence ATGAAAATCGGAATTATAGGCGCGGGCGGCAAGGCAGGCGGACGGATTTTGAAGGAAGCGCTGGATAGAGGGCATGAGGTAACGGCCATCGTGAGAGACCGCACTAAAGTATCGGACAGCCGCGTCTCGGTCATCGAAAAAGACCTATTTGACTTAAACTCCAGTGATATTAACCCGTTTGATATCATTGTTAATGCATACGGAGCACCTGCCGGCCAAGAGCACCTTCATGTCGATGCCGGCAATGCTCTGATTGAAGCGCTTAAGGGCGTCCCGAACACCAGGCTGATTGTCGTCGGCGGTGCCGGCAGCTTGTATGTAGATCCGGACAAAACTATGCGTGTGGTCGATACGCCTAATTTCCCTCAAGAGTATTATGCCACCGCAGCGAATCAAGCGAAAAATTTGGATATACTGAAACAGACCGATTCCATCAAGTGGACCTTTATCAGCCCGTCGGCCCTGTTCGCGCTCGGCAAGAGAACCGGATCGTATCAGCTCGGCAAAGATCATCTTCTTGTCAATTCCAAAGGCCAAAGCTATGTCAGCTATGAAGATTTCGCGGTTGCCGTAATCGATGAAATCGAGAATCCGCAGCATGTTAATGAGCGCTTTACGGTTGCTTCGGAATCAGAATAA
- a CDS encoding VOC family protein yields the protein MKSRIHPGTSIGQVKLRVSDLKRSIGFYQNVIGLRLLEEENGSAVMSPDGLRPLLLLQEIPDVVVVPPRRAGAGLYHFALLLPDRKSLGLSLRNLIGTGIHIGQADHLVSEALYIADPDNNGIEIYADRPRDTWRRDASGHYMMATDPIDWDGLLAEAEDAKWEGLPAGTTIGHIHLHVSDLTAAQHFYTEIIGFEIMARMGDSALFISAGGYHHHIGLNTWAGVGAPLTPANAAGLAYYRIDLPDREALEAAAGRLREAGIPVRHEGNTVYAYDPSGIEIHLSALIS from the coding sequence ATGAAGAGCCGTATTCACCCGGGTACAAGCATCGGCCAAGTTAAGCTGAGAGTCAGCGATCTGAAGAGATCGATCGGGTTTTACCAAAACGTCATCGGATTGAGACTTCTTGAGGAAGAGAATGGCTCTGCCGTTATGTCACCGGACGGCCTTCGGCCGCTGCTGCTGCTGCAGGAAATTCCGGATGTCGTCGTAGTGCCGCCGCGCAGAGCGGGAGCCGGCTTGTATCACTTTGCCCTTCTGCTGCCCGACCGTAAATCGCTGGGACTTTCGCTTCGGAACCTAATTGGTACCGGTATTCATATCGGCCAGGCAGACCATCTCGTAAGCGAAGCGCTTTACATCGCCGATCCGGACAACAATGGAATTGAAATATATGCGGATCGCCCCCGTGATACATGGCGGCGCGACGCGTCAGGCCATTATATGATGGCTACCGACCCCATTGATTGGGACGGCTTGCTGGCTGAGGCAGAGGATGCCAAGTGGGAAGGACTGCCTGCGGGTACGACTATCGGACATATACATCTGCATGTTTCGGATCTCACGGCGGCGCAGCATTTTTATACCGAAATAATCGGTTTTGAAATAATGGCGCGAATGGGGGACTCCGCACTCTTCATCTCCGCCGGGGGCTATCACCATCATATCGGACTCAACACATGGGCCGGTGTGGGAGCTCCTTTAACTCCGGCGAATGCTGCGGGACTGGCGTATTATCGAATCGATCTTCCGGACCGGGAAGCGCTGGAGGCAGCTGCCGGACGACTGCGGGAAGCGGGGATACCAGTCAGGCATGAAGGGAATACCGTATACGCATATGATCCGTCAGGCATTGAAATTCATCTGTCAGCATTGATCTCCTGA
- a CDS encoding TetR/AcrR family transcriptional regulator, translating to MIQPLDRRIIRTKQLLREALMNLIEEKGIEGITVRDLTEQAGLNRGTFYLHYRDIADLLEQSKTEMLHGLLKIHDKLNPKTGIDDNFEKKKEAMALAMFEYFADNHRFFELMLGPKGDPSYIDQMKKFLKKIHYENHLRIQPNDANLLVPRDYLIAHAISSTLGIIQHWFESGMNLTPKEMVTLVKRLAELNPLQLSGLEKSSVEK from the coding sequence ATGATCCAACCGTTGGACCGGAGAATCATCCGCACGAAACAATTGCTTCGCGAAGCATTGATGAATTTAATTGAGGAAAAAGGAATCGAAGGCATTACGGTCCGCGATTTAACGGAACAAGCCGGTCTGAACCGCGGCACCTTCTACCTGCATTACCGGGATATCGCCGATCTGCTCGAGCAAAGTAAAACCGAGATGCTTCACGGCTTGCTGAAGATTCACGACAAGCTGAATCCGAAAACCGGGATCGACGATAATTTCGAGAAGAAAAAAGAAGCCATGGCGCTGGCCATGTTCGAATATTTCGCCGATAACCACCGTTTCTTCGAGCTAATGCTGGGCCCTAAAGGGGATCCCTCCTATATTGATCAGATGAAGAAATTTCTAAAGAAGATTCATTATGAAAATCATCTTAGAATTCAACCCAACGATGCGAATTTGCTCGTCCCACGGGATTATCTCATCGCTCACGCCATCTCATCCACCCTGGGCATCATTCAGCATTGGTTTGAAAGCGGCATGAACCTTACTCCTAAGGAAATGGTGACGCTTGTCAAGCGGTTGGCTGAGTTGAACCCGCTTCAACTCTCGGGCCTTGAAAAAAGCTCAGTTGAGAAATAG
- a CDS encoding MDR family MFS transporter, with amino-acid sequence MSTKVEAAEASVTLKQLIGPLLAVIVGMIMVILDSTVVNVALPRLVEDFQSTVSTLQWSVTGYTLALSAVIPLAGWMTDRFGAKRIFLITIGMFTLGSVLCSMAQTPEQLILFRVIQGLGGGMVAPIGMAMIFKLAPPGKVGSIMGMLGVPMLLAPAFGPILAGYLIEYVSWHWIFLINLPIGIIAILVGIRFLPDVERKSVPMLDIAGMILAPIAFAMLAYGVNEGGTSWSSGKTLTGLIVGGTALIVFIFVELRKQQPLLELRVFGSSDFTRGIVIAWIMQIALFGAILLIPLYLQQVKHYGALETGFILLPQALASAIFMPIGGRLFDKIGARPLAITGLAIITTALFMLSQISMNTGLPYIMTALSMMGAGMGMSMMAINTHVLAAAPRHLVSRVTPLTTAAQQVMVSFAVAGLTGYLSSHIADNLAKSGDPASASVAAFGATFQLAACIAFVGLLLGFILRKPKPRPDDTAGRETEKPNPAMMAGH; translated from the coding sequence ATGAGCACCAAGGTTGAAGCAGCAGAAGCTTCTGTAACGTTAAAGCAGCTGATCGGTCCGCTGCTCGCGGTTATTGTCGGCATGATTATGGTTATTCTCGACAGTACCGTCGTGAATGTGGCGCTGCCGCGGCTTGTTGAGGATTTCCAATCCACCGTCTCGACCCTGCAATGGTCGGTAACGGGTTATACCCTTGCGTTATCCGCGGTTATTCCTCTGGCCGGATGGATGACCGACCGATTCGGAGCGAAACGGATTTTTCTTATTACGATCGGCATGTTTACGCTTGGTTCCGTACTTTGTTCCATGGCGCAGACGCCGGAGCAATTGATTCTATTCCGTGTTATTCAAGGTCTCGGCGGCGGTATGGTTGCACCGATCGGCATGGCCATGATCTTCAAGCTCGCGCCTCCCGGTAAGGTGGGCTCCATAATGGGCATGCTCGGCGTCCCGATGCTTCTGGCGCCCGCATTCGGCCCGATCCTTGCCGGGTACCTGATCGAGTATGTCAGCTGGCACTGGATATTTCTTATTAATCTGCCGATCGGCATCATTGCAATTCTGGTCGGTATCCGTTTCCTGCCTGATGTTGAACGCAAATCCGTCCCGATGCTCGATATTGCCGGGATGATCCTCGCGCCGATAGCATTCGCCATGCTTGCTTACGGCGTTAACGAAGGCGGGACCAGCTGGTCGTCAGGCAAGACGTTAACGGGTCTGATCGTGGGCGGTACAGCTCTGATTGTGTTCATCTTCGTGGAGCTTCGCAAACAGCAGCCGCTGCTCGAGCTTCGCGTGTTTGGTTCATCGGACTTTACGCGGGGGATCGTAATCGCTTGGATTATGCAGATCGCCTTGTTCGGGGCCATTCTGCTTATCCCGTTATATTTGCAGCAAGTGAAGCACTACGGTGCGCTTGAAACAGGCTTTATTCTGCTCCCTCAGGCACTGGCTTCCGCTATCTTCATGCCGATCGGCGGGCGATTGTTCGATAAAATAGGGGCGCGGCCGCTGGCCATTACCGGCCTGGCCATTATCACGACTGCATTGTTCATGCTGTCGCAAATCTCCATGAACACCGGCTTGCCCTATATCATGACAGCACTGTCCATGATGGGAGCCGGGATGGGGATGTCGATGATGGCTATCAACACGCACGTGCTTGCCGCAGCGCCGCGCCATTTGGTGAGCCGCGTCACCCCTCTTACAACTGCAGCGCAGCAAGTTATGGTTTCGTTCGCAGTAGCAGGCTTGACTGGGTATTTGTCATCACATATTGCCGACAATTTGGCAAAATCGGGCGACCCGGCCAGCGCTTCGGTAGCTGCTTTTGGAGCTACATTCCAGCTTGCTGCTTGCATTGCTTTCGTCGGACTGCTTCTTGGATTCATTCTGCGGAAACCGAAACCGCGGCCTGACGATACAGCCGGCAGAGAGACAGAGAAGCCGAATCCGGCGATGATGGCGGGTCATTGA
- a CDS encoding Rrf2 family transcriptional regulator, giving the protein MAISSRLSVAVHVLVLLATHKDKRITSEYMAGSINTNPVVVRRIMGQLNKAGIIATSPGVPGATILRPESDISLADVYRAVENTNDEQHLFSFHESPNPNCPVGKNIQTSLEGSFTRAQSALEQELSKVSLGDIVMNIVQLNQL; this is encoded by the coding sequence ATGGCGATAAGCAGTCGGCTCTCTGTGGCGGTTCATGTACTTGTTTTACTTGCTACTCATAAAGATAAACGGATTACTTCGGAGTATATGGCCGGCAGCATAAATACGAATCCCGTCGTTGTGAGACGAATCATGGGTCAGTTGAATAAAGCAGGGATCATCGCCACCAGTCCCGGAGTGCCTGGGGCGACTATATTACGGCCGGAGAGTGATATTTCGCTTGCGGATGTTTACCGGGCGGTAGAAAATACGAATGACGAACAGCACTTGTTTTCATTTCATGAAAGTCCGAATCCAAACTGCCCGGTAGGTAAAAATATTCAAACCTCCTTGGAAGGAAGCTTTACACGGGCGCAAAGTGCACTGGAGCAGGAATTGTCCAAGGTGTCACTCGGTGATATCGTCATGAATATTGTGCAGCTAAATCAGCTCTGA